The DNA window AATTCTACATGGCCAAATATAGATTACGAAAAATCAGGGAAATCGTGATATTATGAGATGTGCGTAAGAAAGATTACTCAGTAGTTCATGAGTTAATTCGCCTTGCAACCTGGTGCCGTGGTGTGCCTGGTTGGTCCTAGGAACTGCCGCACACGGGCAGCATAGCGCACAGAAGCCATAGACCccccatcccccccccccccccccccgcgctcaTGTTTGCTTTTATGTACTGCTTCCTATATTGATAATTGATTGCTCGGTAATGTTTATGTAGTCTCACAGAAATGTGTTTCTCTATGTCGATATGTTTACCTTTGCAATGTAACATTATATCTTCGTTTTCTCTTTGTTTAGTTCTCGTACTCTTTAATGCTATAGTAACTCTTTTATTGTGTGCCTCAGATGCTCTGATGAACTCTGGGCTGGTGCCCTGTGGTTAAAAGATGTCTTTTTCTCTGTGCAGGTCTTGTCATTCGTGATTTCATACTCCAGCTATCTGCATCACAAGGGAAATGGCAAACAAAGCAGGTGGTGATGGCAAAGAAACCATAAACGAGCAAGTAATTGCCAACACTTATGCCAACATGCGGACCGAAATGAACCAGCTCTACACCAAGATCACAGAGCTGGAGATGGAGGTCAGTGAGCACTCCCTTGTGATCGGCGCGATCGAGCCACTGGACCCCTCGAGGCGCTGCTACAGGATGATCGGCGGTGTCCTGGTCGAAAGGACCATCAGGGAGGTCCTGCCTGCGGTGAAGCGCAACAAGGAGGGCCTCGAAGAGGTGATTGCTCGCATGCACGAGGCgctggagaggaagaagaaggagatcaCCGAGTTCGAGCTCAAGTACAAGATCAGGATCCGGAAGGCTGATAATGACGCCGAGGACGAAAGCGGCAAGAAGGAAGGCACTGCGCAGGGAGTCCTTGTTGGTCCTGCCTGACAGTAAAACTTAATTAGAGAGACCTGCATGGTACATTGGTACTACTGCTTTATGGTGCCCAGGCTGCTCTTTGCTAGATGTGTGTGTGTATTTTGGGGTGACATGCTTCTGTAGAACCAGCGATTTTGTGTAAAGGATGAGGACCGATGTGAACTGAAATAGTTTCTTCATCTGCTCTTCGGGTGCTATGGCAATCCAAGTTTCTGTTTGTTATTGATGACACATCGCAAATTTCCCAGGACTAGAATTTCTGTCCGGGCTTCTCAAGATAATTGTGGATTAGTCATTTGTATGACTTCATTTCAACTGATGCTGAAATATTGTGGTGCTTGGTGGCGGGTAAATTCCTGTAATTGAGCTGTTTCAATGGCATGCCAGCTTGTTGTTACTTGAGATTTGAGGTGGGAAAACGGTTACTTTGTTTGAGTTTTCACCATAAGGCCAAGTTTAGTTCCAAAATCAAATTCTCAAAAAGTGTCATCGaattttgcgatacgtgcatggagcattaaatgtagacgaaaaaaaaaactaattgcacagtttggttggaaatcgcgagacgaacgttttgagtctaattagtccatgattgaacactaattgccaaataaaaacaaaagtgctacaatagccaaattcccaaattttcccaaactaaacacagcctaagttTAGTTTTGCTTTTTGCTTAACTCCAATATGGTAGGAAACTGCTACAGATTTCCTGAGCTTTGACAGTTGTTACTTGGGAACATTTTCTAAACAATTCCTAAATTTGAGAAATGTAATATGATTTGACGGAATCTTGAACATATTCATTTAAATCTACCTTGTTTTGAAATTTGAAACTAGCCCAAAAACTTACAATTtatttaggctgtgtttagttggaggaaaagttggaatttgggtactgtagcactttcgtttttatttggcaaatagtgttcaatcatggactaattaggctcaaaacgttcgtctcgcgatttccaaccaaactgtgcaattaattttttttccgtctacatttaatgctccatacacgtatcgcaagattcgatgtgatgggtactgtagcacttttttggaactTTTTTtcaactaaaccaggccttattAGGAGTATATTTTTTCCCCTACCATATGATCCGACGGTGGTGATCTAGCGCTCGACCAACCTCGTGCTCCGCCTCAACGGCCTCACTTCACCAGTTTCCCCTccgcgcagcgccgccgccgccgcaatcCCCACGGGCCCCAAAAGGGCAAAACCCTACGGCCACCTCGCCATCCCCCAACAAAACCCGAGACCACGAGATGGCCCCCGGTGGCGAGGGTAAGCCAaacacgggcggcggcggcggcggcggtggcgccaaGGGTGGTGGGAGGAAGCGCAAGTTCCTTCCCCACGGCAAGCCGGTGCGGAAGGGGGCCTACCCGCTGCGCCCCGGCGTGCAGGGCTTCTTCATCACCTGCGACGGCGGCCGCGAGCGCCAGGCCACCCGCGAGGCGCTCTCCCTCCTTGACTCCGTAAGCTGCCCCCCACTATTCCGCTTCTCCGTGCGTGTCATTGCCCCCCGTGTAGTGTGGCCGTTCCTTGCGATTGCACGCTCGCTAGGTGTTCGTCGAATTTCCCGCGCCTGCCTGGTCTGGTTGAGGGCGGTGTGAGTCGCAGCGGACTCGTCGCTGGTTTCACTGGTGATTTTCCTGGTGATGAGTTCGTGCCGTCGATTAATCCCATTGCTTATCATCAGGTGTGTGGGCGGAAGCACCATGCCGTGCTCGGTGTTGCTGTGGCAACACATATTGCATGTTTTTCTGTTCACATTTTCGATTAACTGGCCAAAAGCCTGAAATGTGGAAAGCAGCTAATGATGTAGGTCGTTACCCTTAGCCCCCTGAATTTTAGATTGTGTTTTGGTTGCCATTGGATACCTGGTTGAGGCATTAGTAGGGTTTTATGTGCACAATTCCACAAAGACAGTTATACCTGGTTTATACATGGCCATTATGCCTTGCTATTACAAGTTTTGTTACCATGCTTTCTAATTTGCTTTTGGCTCATTACGCTGTGTACTGCATTGTTGTTTCTAAAGTTCTATGAAGACCTGGTTGATGGGAAAGGATCGGATGAGAAGCCTAAAAACATTCCAGACAAGCCACTGAACAAAAAGATAAAGTTTGAGGACTCTGATtcttcagatgatgaggatgaagacCACTCTGGTGAGGAAGCCGACAATGGGATTGGGAATGATGTGAAGAAAGGTGAAACCACTCCATCTGAGAAGCAACAGGAGGTGCTTGATACCTCTGATACCGCGAGCAAGGACAATACCACTCCATCTGAGAAGCAACAGGAGGTACTTGATACCTCTACCGCGAGCAAGGACAATGAGGAACAAGCAGTCACTGCTGATGAACCGAAAGAAAAGAAGCAACGTGTGGAAGATCCTC is part of the Miscanthus floridulus cultivar M001 chromosome 9, ASM1932011v1, whole genome shotgun sequence genome and encodes:
- the LOC136482460 gene encoding prefoldin subunit 2-like — encoded protein: MANKAGGDGKETINEQVIANTYANMRTEMNQLYTKITELEMEVSEHSLVIGAIEPLDPSRRCYRMIGGVLVERTIREVLPAVKRNKEGLEEVIARMHEALERKKKEITEFELKYKIRIRKADNDAEDESGKKEGTAQGVLVGPA